The Vibrio sp. 10N DNA window CTGGTTCAATTGCAAAAGCTTATGAGCGCGAAGAAGCATGGTTTGGTTATTACTGGGCACCGACAGCGGTTCTTGGTAAATACAAAATGGTGAAAGTCGACTTCGGTAGTGGTGTGGACGAGACGATGTTTAAAGAGTGTATCACTCAAGAAACCTGTCTAGAGCCAAAAGCAACTATGTACCCACCATCAATCGTAGAAACGGTTGTGACGACTGACTTTGCTAAGCGTTCTCCACAAGCGATGGCGTACTTTGCCAAGCGTGAGTTTACCAACGCGCAAATGAACGGTCTTTTGGCTTGGATGGAAGACGAGCAAGCCGATGGCGAATACGTGGTTGAACACTTTATGAAAGAGTACAAATCAACGTGGTCTGCATGGTTAACGCCTGAGGTTGCAGCAAAAGTACAAAAAGCAGTAGATGAACTTTAAACCCAAACACTAGTAAAAGGGGCTAGAGATATAGCCCCTTATTATTTGATACAAGCTCGCTATTTTCAAAGGCGAACACAAGGCAGCAGTCATTGCTGTTTCTGGCAGAAGTAATCAAGGAGTAACAGATGTCTAATGCCACGTGGTTGAGTGAAATACCTCAATTAGACCGCAAACAACTATTAGAAATAAGAAAAACCTTAGACGGTGCCTATCGAGATTTCTCTCGAGAATACGGCGACACCATCGAATCTCTATTCGACCCATTATTGAGCTTCTTGATTTGGTTTGAGAAGTTACTGCTTTCCAGCCCTTGGTGGCTAATTATCGGAATTCTGGTTGGTCTTGCTTATGTGGCGAGCCGATCTTGGAAACTCAGCGCCTCTGTCGGTATCGCTTTCTTTGTAATTGGCTTTTTCGGTATGTGGGACAATACGATGCGAACCATGAGCATCATTTTAGTCTCAACCATGCTCGCAATTGCCCTCGGGATACCCACCGGGATCCTCATGGCTCAGTCGAAAAAAGCCAGAGCCATCATTACCCCTATACTTGACGTAATGCAAACCATGCCGGCGTTTGTGTATTTGATTCCTGTGGTCATGCTCCTTGGTATCGGCAAAATTCCCGGTGTTATCGCGGTTGTGATTTACGCCATCCCGCCAGTCATCCGATTGACGGATTTAGGGATACGACTTGTCGACAAAGAAGTGCTAGAGGCGGCCACTGCATACGGTGCGAGCCCTACACAGCGCCTTTTTGGAGTTCAGGTGCCGCTGGCAATGCCTAACATCATGGCTGGTATCAACCAAACCATTATGATGGCGCTAGCGATGGTCGTGATTGCTTCGATGATCGGTGTAAAAGGCTTGGGACAACCGGTTCTAAAATCGATTACTAACCAATATTTCACGCTCGGTCTACTCAATGGCCTTGCTATCGTGGCGCTAGCCATTATTTTTGACCGTGTTTCACAAAGTTATGCAAAACGTACTCAAGCTCACTTAGGAGGTAGAGAATAATGTCCACTACTCAACCTCAGCCAATGGTTCAAATTAAGAATCTATATAAGATTTTTGGTCCTAAAGATAAGTCTTATCTCCAAGCTGTAAAGGATGGCGAATCAAAAGATGATCTTCTAGCGCGTACTGGCCATACCCTCGGTCTCAAGGACATCAACCTAGATGTCTATCCGGGAGAAATTTTTGTGATTATGGGTCTATCTGGCTCAGGAAAATCCACACTTATCCGACACTTCAATCGCCTCATTGACCCAAGTGAAGGGGAGATTATTGTTGATGGCTCCGATGTTATGAAACTCTCTGACAAAGAGTTACGTGATTTTAGGCGTCATAAGATGTCTATGGTATTTCAGCGCTTTGGCTTACTTCCACACAAAACCGTGATTGATAACGTTGCGTACGGATTGCAAATCCAAGGAATGAGTAAAACAGAGCGATTCGAAAAAGCCAGAGATTGGATCAAGACCGTTGGTCTAGAAGGTTATGAAGCGCAGTATCCTAGCCAGTTATCTGGCGGACAACAGCAACGTGTTGGACTTGCTCGCGCGCTGTGTACTGACGCCGAGATCTTGCTGATGGACGAAGCCTTCTCTGCTCTCGATCCCCTCATTCGTAGTGAAATGCAAGATCAGTTGATCGAGCTTCAAGAAAAGCTTCATAAAACCATCATTTTCATTACTCATGATTTGGATGAAGCACTTCGGATTGGTGATCGTATCGCCATCTTGAGAGACGGTGTCGTCGTCCAGCAAGACAAACCCGTTGATATCCTGCTTAATCCAGCAGATGATTACGTAGAAGCGTTTGTTAAAGATGTGAACCGAGCTCGAGCACTGACGGTTGAGACGGTTATGCAGCCTCCTGTGCTTCGTATCACAGCGGAAACACTGGGCGAAGCGATAAGCCAGATGCGAAAATCTTCCGAGGACTATGGATACGTTGTTAACGATGACGGTTACCAAGGTGTCATTACTCAAGAAACGTTAGATCAAGTGAACAAAAACGATTATCACAAAGAGATACCGGAAGATTTGTTAGATGACGTACCTGCCGTTCAAAGCGATGCACTGCTTGAAGAGGTGATCCCTGAGACGCTCGATAGTGATCACCCACTTCCTGTTGTCGATGATAACGGTGACCTTCAAGGCCATCTATCTAAGTCGACACTTGCAGAAGTACTAAGTGATAGCGCAACGAGTGAACCTTCAGAAAGCAATGACTCAACGGTCGATGAACGTTTATCTGATAAAGGCGCAGCGTAGAGCAAGAGGCTTGATAAACTCCAACTTGTAGGTTGGTGAGTTCACCATAAAAAGCAAAGCGCAAACCGATGGTTTGCGCTTTTTTGTTGAGTGTAGCTTTTTTATTGAATGTGACTTGGGCAAAAACAGCAGTGTGTAAAAAAAGCATTTTTGTAAAATTGACAGTGTAAAAATTTTGTTGTGAAATTGTTTGTAAAAAAGCGCTATTCTAAAAATCAAGCGGTAACCAAACGGTCATAAAGAAGTAACAGAGCTTGGTTAATGCAGTACTCAAAGTAGCTGAAGGAATAGACTATGAAAATGCAAACATTCGATAATACACAACAACAAAATCCACAAAACTTTATCGCACAAGCCGTGTTTGCCGTTGAAATGGTCGACGCAGGCGAGCCTACGCAAAAGCAGAAAATGGCCAAGCAGCTTCTTGATACGCTGTTCCCGCTTGAAAACGGTTCACACGAGGAT harbors:
- a CDS encoding quaternary amine ABC transporter ATP-binding protein — translated: MSTTQPQPMVQIKNLYKIFGPKDKSYLQAVKDGESKDDLLARTGHTLGLKDINLDVYPGEIFVIMGLSGSGKSTLIRHFNRLIDPSEGEIIVDGSDVMKLSDKELRDFRRHKMSMVFQRFGLLPHKTVIDNVAYGLQIQGMSKTERFEKARDWIKTVGLEGYEAQYPSQLSGGQQQRVGLARALCTDAEILLMDEAFSALDPLIRSEMQDQLIELQEKLHKTIIFITHDLDEALRIGDRIAILRDGVVVQQDKPVDILLNPADDYVEAFVKDVNRARALTVETVMQPPVLRITAETLGEAISQMRKSSEDYGYVVNDDGYQGVITQETLDQVNKNDYHKEIPEDLLDDVPAVQSDALLEEVIPETLDSDHPLPVVDDNGDLQGHLSKSTLAEVLSDSATSEPSESNDSTVDERLSDKGAA
- a CDS encoding ABC transporter permease subunit, which codes for MSNATWLSEIPQLDRKQLLEIRKTLDGAYRDFSREYGDTIESLFDPLLSFLIWFEKLLLSSPWWLIIGILVGLAYVASRSWKLSASVGIAFFVIGFFGMWDNTMRTMSIILVSTMLAIALGIPTGILMAQSKKARAIITPILDVMQTMPAFVYLIPVVMLLGIGKIPGVIAVVIYAIPPVIRLTDLGIRLVDKEVLEAATAYGASPTQRLFGVQVPLAMPNIMAGINQTIMMALAMVVIASMIGVKGLGQPVLKSITNQYFTLGLLNGLAIVALAIIFDRVSQSYAKRTQAHLGGRE